GGTGAAGCGCGGCTTGCGCTTCTGAAGAAACGCCTGCACGCCTTCGCGGAAATCATCGCTGCGCCCCGCCTCACCCTGCAATTTCGCCTCCAGCTCAAGCTGGGTCGCAAAATCATTCGCCCCGGATTCGCGCACCGCCTGACGCACCGCGAGATAGGCGGAGGTTGGGCCGTCGGCCAGTTGCCTTGCGCGGGCCTGAACCGTTTCGACGAATTCATCCTCGGGCAGCGCCTCCCAGATCAGGCCCCAATCGGCGGCCTGCCTTGCCGGGATCTTGTCTGCAAACAGCATCGCACCCATAGCCCGCGCATTGCCGATCAGCCGGGGGACGATCCACGTTCCGCCCGCGTCGGGGATCAGCCCGATTTTTGTGAAAGCCTGCACGAAATAGGTGCTGTCGATGGCCATCACCACATCCGCCGCAAGCGCCAGATTGGCCCCGGCCCCGGCGGCGACACCGTTCACCGCCGCGATCACCGGCGCGCGGCAATGGGTCACGGCGCGCAGCATCGGTTCATATTCGCGGCGCAGCGTCGCTTCGATATCCGCCGCGGCCGAGGGATCGCCGAGATCCTGCCCCGAACAGAAAGCCGCACCCGCCCCCGTCATCACGACGCAGCGCGTATCGGTGGCGATGCCGTTCAAAGCCTGCGTGATCTCCGCCCGCATCTGCGTGCTGAGCGCGTTCATCACCTGCGGACGATTGAGCATCAGCGTGGCGATGCCGTCCTTTTCGGAAAATGTGATCGTGTCAAAAACCATGAGAACCCTCCTGCTCGGTGGCAGGATGCCCCGGTCGGGCAGCGGCGGAAACCCCCGTCGTTGCGTCAGTTGCGCATGATCTCGTCCAGCCGGGCCTGTTCTTCGGCGGAAAGCGGCGCGACATCATCGGCGCCGGGACTTCGCCTGCGGCTGCGGATGAAGCGCCAGCCGACCAGCAGGGCGAAGATCGCCATCAGCGGCCCGGCGAGATAGAGGATCAGATTGCCCCCTGTCGCACGGGGGGAGAAGAGTACGAACTCCCCGAAACGGTCGGTGACGGCGTCGATCACCTGCGCATTGCTGTCGCCCTCCACCAGCCGCTCGCGCACATAAAGACGCAGATCGCGGCTGATGGAGGCGTTGGATTCGTCGATCGTCTCGCCCTGACAAACCGGGCAGCGCAGCTCCTTGGAGATCTCGCGCGCCCGTGCCTCAAGCGCGGGATCGTCCAGCACCTCGTCGGGCTGCACGGCGAAGACCGGGCCGCAAAGCAGCAGCAGGATCACGATCAGACGTTTCATTCCGCAGACACCCCGGCCATGCGGCGCTTTTCGCCCGCTGCCACCCGCCAGCGGCGATCCGACAGGCTGACCAGCCCGCCAAGCGCCATCATCGCGCAGCCGAGCCAGATCCAGTTGGCAAAGGGCTTGATATAGCTGCGCACCGCCCAGCCGCCGCCCTCCTGCGGGTCGCCGATGACCAGATAGATGTCGCGGAACAGCCCGTTATCTATATCCGCCTCTGTCGTCGGCATGGCCTGCACCGGGTAGACCCGTTTTTCCGGCTGCAGCACCGCAACCGGGCGGCCATCGCGGGCGACGCTGAGCGTGGCCGTGGTCGACAGGTAATTCGGCCCCTGCACCTCCTCGACCGCATCGAGGGTGATGTCATAGCCCGCCACGGGGAAGGTCTCACCGATGCGGGCGGTTCGGATATCCTCCACCTGCCAGGCCATCAGGAGGCTGATGCCGATGAAGGCCACGCCCAGCCCGGAATGGGCCAGCGCCTTGCCCCAATCGGCGCGCGGCAGGCGACTGAGCCGGGAGAAGCCGGATTTGCCGGTGCGGAACCACAGCTCCGCTGCCGCGCCGAAGACCAGCCACGATCCCAGCCCGGCGCCGATCACCGCCAGCCCCGAGCGCCCGGTGGAGACGGCAAAGACCAGCAGCATGACAGCCAGCGTCAGCGCCAGCGCGCCGCGCAGGGGTTTGAGCGCGCGGCGGATATTGCCGCGCTTCCACGGGATGATCGCCCCAATGGGCAGGATCAGGGCAAGCGCCACCATGAACGGGGTGAAGGCTTTTTCGAAGAAGGGCGCCCCGACGGAGAGT
The genomic region above belongs to Paracoccus sp. SCSIO 75233 and contains:
- a CDS encoding enoyl-CoA hydratase-related protein, which codes for MVFDTITFSEKDGIATLMLNRPQVMNALSTQMRAEITQALNGIATDTRCVVMTGAGAAFCSGQDLGDPSAAADIEATLRREYEPMLRAVTHCRAPVIAAVNGVAAGAGANLALAADVVMAIDSTYFVQAFTKIGLIPDAGGTWIVPRLIGNARAMGAMLFADKIPARQAADWGLIWEALPEDEFVETVQARARQLADGPTSAYLAVRQAVRESGANDFATQLELEAKLQGEAGRSDDFREGVQAFLQKRKPRFTGR
- a CDS encoding cytochrome c-type biogenesis protein; amino-acid sequence: MKRLIVILLLLCGPVFAVQPDEVLDDPALEARAREISKELRCPVCQGETIDESNASISRDLRLYVRERLVEGDSNAQVIDAVTDRFGEFVLFSPRATGGNLILYLAGPLMAIFALLVGWRFIRSRRRSPGADDVAPLSAEEQARLDEIMRN